A region from the Pseudomonas cucumis genome encodes:
- a CDS encoding TRZ/ATZ family hydrolase, which produces MPTPTAALDLLLLPTWLVPVEPAGVILKEHALGIRDGRIVFIGPRAAALKFNATEVRELPDVLLAPGLINAHGHAAMTLFRGLADDLPLMTWLENHIWPAEAKWVDEAFVRDGTDVAIAEQIKGGITCFSDMYFFPKVASERVHNSGIRAQIAIPILDFPIPGAGTADEAIRQGVELFGDLKHHERIKITFGPHAPYTVGDETLEKIRVIAEELDASIHMHVHETAFEVQQSVEQCGERPLARLGRLGLLGPRLQAVHMTQISDEDLVLLVESNTNVIHCPESNLKLASGFCPVERLWQAGVNVAVGTDGAASNNDLDLLGETRTAALLAKAVAGSATALDAHRALRMATLNGARALGIEAETGSLEIGKAADIVAFDLSGLAQQPVYDPVSQLIYATGRDCVKHLWVAGKQLLDDRRLTRLDEAQLCATAKAWGQRISGHTEL; this is translated from the coding sequence ATGCCGACCCCCACCGCTGCGCTCGACCTGTTATTGCTGCCGACCTGGCTGGTACCCGTCGAACCGGCTGGCGTGATCCTTAAAGAGCATGCCTTGGGCATCCGCGACGGTCGCATCGTATTTATCGGCCCGCGTGCAGCAGCCTTGAAGTTTAACGCAACCGAAGTCCGCGAATTGCCGGACGTGTTGCTCGCCCCCGGTCTGATCAATGCCCACGGGCATGCGGCAATGACGCTATTCCGCGGCCTGGCCGACGATCTGCCGCTGATGACCTGGCTGGAAAACCACATCTGGCCGGCCGAAGCCAAGTGGGTCGACGAGGCTTTCGTACGCGACGGCACTGACGTGGCCATCGCCGAGCAGATCAAAGGCGGCATCACCTGTTTCTCCGACATGTATTTCTTCCCGAAGGTCGCCAGCGAACGCGTCCATAACAGCGGCATTCGCGCCCAGATCGCCATTCCGATCCTTGATTTCCCGATTCCAGGCGCCGGCACGGCGGATGAAGCCATTCGTCAGGGCGTCGAATTATTTGGCGATCTCAAGCATCACGAGCGAATCAAAATCACCTTCGGGCCCCATGCACCCTACACCGTGGGCGACGAAACCCTGGAAAAAATCCGGGTGATCGCTGAAGAACTGGACGCCTCGATTCACATGCACGTCCATGAAACTGCTTTCGAAGTGCAACAATCAGTCGAGCAGTGCGGCGAACGCCCGTTGGCCCGCCTCGGCCGCCTGGGCCTGCTGGGGCCGCGCCTGCAGGCCGTTCACATGACCCAGATCAGCGATGAAGACCTGGTGCTGCTAGTAGAAAGTAACACCAATGTGATTCATTGCCCGGAGTCGAACCTGAAGCTGGCCAGCGGTTTCTGCCCGGTGGAGCGCTTGTGGCAGGCTGGAGTCAATGTGGCGGTCGGCACCGATGGCGCGGCCAGCAATAATGACCTTGACCTGCTCGGCGAAACCCGCACCGCTGCGTTGCTGGCCAAGGCCGTCGCCGGCTCCGCCACCGCGCTGGACGCCCATCGCGCCCTGCGCATGGCCACGCTCAATGGTGCCCGCGCGCTGGGAATCGAAGCCGAAACGGGGTCGCTGGAAATCGGCAAAGCGGCGGACATCGTCGCGTTCGACCTGTCGGGCCTGGCGCAGCAACCGGTCTACGACCCGGTTTCGCAATTGATCTATGCCACTGGTCGCGACTGTGTGAAACACCTTTGGGTCGCCGGCAAGCAACTGCTCGACGACCGCCGCCTGACCCGCCTGGATGAGGCGCAGTTGTGTGCCACTGCCAAGGCCTGGGGCCAGCGCATCAGCGGCCATACCGAATTGTAA
- the ubiG gene encoding bifunctional 2-polyprenyl-6-hydroxyphenol methylase/3-demethylubiquinol 3-O-methyltransferase UbiG — translation MSNVDYAEIAKFEALAHRWWDRESEFKPLHDINPLRVNWIDERVHLAGKKVLDVGCGGGILSEAMAQRGATVMGIDMGEAPLAVAQLHQLESGVSVEYRQITAEALAEEMPEQFDVVTCLEMLEHVPDPSSVIRACFKMVKPGGQVFFSTINRNPKAYLFAIVGAEYIMKLLPRGTHDFKKFIRPSELGAWSRMAGLTVKDIIGLTYNPLTKHYKLAADVDVNYMIQTLREE, via the coding sequence ATGAGCAACGTCGACTACGCCGAAATCGCCAAATTCGAAGCCCTGGCCCATCGCTGGTGGGACCGCGAAAGCGAGTTCAAACCGCTGCACGACATCAACCCGCTGCGGGTCAACTGGATCGACGAGCGCGTCCATCTGGCCGGCAAGAAAGTCCTCGACGTCGGTTGCGGCGGCGGCATCCTCAGCGAAGCCATGGCGCAACGCGGCGCCACCGTGATGGGTATCGACATGGGCGAAGCGCCGCTGGCCGTCGCTCAATTGCATCAGCTGGAATCCGGCGTGAGCGTCGAATACCGGCAGATCACCGCCGAAGCCCTGGCAGAAGAAATGCCCGAGCAGTTCGACGTAGTGACTTGCCTGGAAATGCTCGAGCACGTACCGGATCCATCCTCGGTGATCCGCGCCTGTTTCAAAATGGTCAAACCGGGCGGCCAGGTGTTTTTTTCCACCATCAACCGCAACCCGAAGGCCTATCTGTTCGCCATCGTCGGCGCCGAATACATCATGAAGCTGCTGCCGCGCGGCACCCACGACTTCAAGAAATTCATCCGCCCCTCGGAGCTTGGCGCCTGGAGCCGCATGGCCGGTTTGACCGTCAAGGACATCATCGGCCTGACCTACAATCCACTGACCAAGCACTACAAACTGGCGGCCGACGTGGACGTCAACTACATGATCCAGACCCTGCGCGAGGAGTAA
- the mupP gene encoding N-acetylmuramic acid 6-phosphate phosphatase MupP, producing the protein MRIRAVLFDMDGTLLDTAPDFIAICQAMRADRGLPPINTQHIRDEISGGAKSMVAANFSMDPESPGFEELRQEFLDRYLKGCAVHSHLFDGMAEVLEKIEKANLIWGVVTNKPVRFAEPIMQQLGLAERSKVLICPDHVKNSKPDPEPLILACRMLDLDPASVLFVGDDLRDIESGRDAGTKTCAVTYGYIHPDDNPKHWGADVVIDHPLALLEVLDNALCSC; encoded by the coding sequence ATGCGTATCAGAGCAGTCCTTTTCGACATGGACGGTACCCTGCTCGACACCGCGCCGGATTTCATCGCCATCTGCCAGGCGATGCGCGCTGATCGTGGTTTGCCGCCAATCAACACTCAACACATTCGCGATGAAATATCCGGCGGCGCCAAATCGATGGTCGCCGCGAACTTCTCCATGGACCCGGAATCGCCGGGGTTCGAGGAATTGCGTCAGGAGTTCCTCGATCGCTACCTCAAGGGTTGCGCGGTTCACAGCCATCTGTTCGACGGCATGGCCGAGGTATTGGAAAAAATCGAAAAGGCCAACCTGATCTGGGGCGTGGTCACCAACAAACCGGTACGTTTCGCCGAGCCGATCATGCAGCAGCTGGGCCTGGCCGAACGTTCGAAAGTGCTGATTTGCCCCGATCATGTGAAGAACAGCAAACCGGATCCGGAGCCGTTGATCCTCGCGTGCAGGATGCTCGATCTGGACCCGGCCAGTGTGCTGTTTGTGGGCGATGACCTGCGCGACATCGAGTCCGGTCGCGATGCCGGCACCAAAACCTGCGCGGTGACCTACGGTTATATTCACCCGGACGATAACCCGAAGCACTGGGGCGCGGACGTTGTGATCGATCATCCGCTGGCGTTGCTCGAGGTGTTGGATAACGCCCTCTGTAGCTGCTGA
- a CDS encoding YciK family oxidoreductase gives MFDYSARPDLLKGRVILVTGAGRGIGAAAAKTYAAHGATVLLLGKTEANLTQVYDEIEAAGHPQAAVIPFNLETALPHQYDELAAMIETEFGHLDGLLHNASIIGPRTPIEQLSGENFMRVMHVNVNAMFMLTSTLLPLLKLSQDASVVFTSSSVGRKGRAYWGAYGVSKFATEGLMQTLADEVDTVAPVRSNSINPGATRTSMRAQAYPGENPLNNPTPEEIMPVYLYLMGPDSTGINGQAFNAQ, from the coding sequence ATGTTTGATTATTCCGCCCGCCCTGACTTGCTCAAGGGCCGGGTCATCCTGGTCACCGGCGCCGGCCGTGGCATTGGTGCTGCCGCTGCAAAAACCTACGCCGCCCACGGCGCCACCGTGCTGTTGCTGGGCAAGACCGAAGCCAACCTGACTCAGGTCTACGACGAGATCGAAGCGGCCGGGCATCCACAAGCGGCCGTGATTCCGTTCAATCTGGAAACCGCACTGCCTCATCAATACGATGAACTCGCAGCGATGATCGAGACCGAGTTCGGCCACCTCGACGGCTTGCTGCACAACGCCTCCATCATCGGTCCACGCACACCGATCGAGCAGTTGTCCGGCGAGAACTTCATGCGCGTCATGCACGTCAACGTCAACGCCATGTTCATGCTCACCAGCACCCTGCTGCCACTGCTCAAGCTGTCTCAGGACGCCTCGGTGGTGTTCACTTCCAGCAGCGTCGGTCGCAAGGGGCGTGCGTATTGGGGCGCTTACGGCGTTTCCAAATTCGCTACCGAAGGCTTGATGCAAACCCTGGCCGACGAAGTAGACACAGTGGCCCCGGTGCGTTCCAACAGCATCAATCCCGGCGCTACCCGCACCAGCATGCGCGCTCAAGCCTACCCCGGTGAAAACCCGCTGAACAATCCGACACCCGAGGAGATCATGCCGGTCTACCTTTACCTGATGGGTCCGGACAGTACCGGCATCAATGGCCAGGCGTTCAACGCTCAGTAA
- a CDS encoding GGDEF domain-containing protein: MKSPSQTNAIDFDSAKLQRLGFGQQPPLLERPVSLAQLRQALGLQLQTSLEPQRILGLFFREIQRLVPLDALNYEHQPSDLRLQFGARGHHSISYSLSHEGEQLGELVFRRNQRFSEQEQGNLESLLSTLLFPMRNALLYRAATQSALRDPLTDTGNRIAMDQTLEREIEMSRRHSQPLSLLMLDIDHFKHINDTYGHSAGDEVLKAVAASIKNQLRNVDMVFRFGGEEFMILLSNTSREAAAMVGERLRFATQAQDYEAEGKMIELTVSIGCSTLLPGESAESLLRRADSALYVAKREGRNRLAMAG; the protein is encoded by the coding sequence ATGAAATCACCTTCCCAGACCAACGCAATTGACTTCGACAGTGCCAAATTGCAACGCCTGGGCTTTGGTCAGCAGCCTCCCCTCCTGGAGCGGCCCGTCAGTCTTGCGCAGTTGCGCCAAGCGCTGGGCCTGCAACTGCAAACCAGTCTTGAGCCGCAACGCATTCTCGGCCTTTTCTTCCGTGAAATTCAGCGCCTTGTGCCGCTGGATGCCTTGAATTACGAACATCAGCCCAGCGACTTGCGCCTGCAATTCGGCGCACGGGGTCATCATTCAATCAGCTACAGCCTCAGCCATGAAGGCGAGCAATTGGGTGAGCTGGTGTTCCGTCGCAATCAGCGCTTCAGCGAACAGGAACAGGGCAACCTGGAGTCATTGCTATCGACCCTGCTCTTCCCCATGCGAAACGCCCTGCTCTACCGAGCGGCGACCCAAAGTGCATTGCGTGATCCGTTGACCGATACCGGCAACCGCATCGCCATGGATCAGACGCTGGAGCGGGAAATCGAGATGTCGCGGCGACACTCGCAGCCCCTGTCGCTGCTGATGCTGGACATCGATCATTTCAAACACATCAACGATACCTACGGGCACAGTGCCGGCGATGAAGTGCTGAAAGCCGTCGCAGCGTCAATCAAAAACCAGTTGCGCAACGTCGACATGGTGTTCCGGTTTGGTGGCGAAGAATTCATGATTCTGCTTTCCAACACCAGTCGGGAAGCGGCAGCCATGGTCGGTGAACGACTGCGGTTTGCGACGCAGGCTCAGGACTATGAGGCCGAGGGCAAGATGATTGAGCTGACGGTCAGCATCGGTTGCTCGACGCTGCTGCCCGGCGAGTCTGCCGAGAGTTTGTTGCGACGGGCCGACAGTGCGTTGTATGTGGCCAAGCGTGAGGGGCGTAACCGCCTGGCGATGGCGGGCTGA
- a CDS encoding TenA family transcriptional regulator: MIETFNRTGPLMEAASYPAWAQQLIQDCSESKRRVVGHELYQRMRDNKLSAKTMRQYLIGGWPVVEQFALYMAQNLTKTRFARHPGEDMARRWLMRNIRVELNHADYWVHWSRAHGVSLEDLQAQHVAPELHALSHWCWHTSSSDSLIVAIAATNYAIEGATGEWSALVCSNGVYAAAFPEEDRKRAMKWLKMHAQYDDAHPWEALEIICTLAGMNPSKALQVELRQAVCKSYDYMYLFLERCMQLEPAAKAPVARERMALAES; encoded by the coding sequence GTGATCGAGACATTCAACAGAACCGGACCACTCATGGAAGCTGCAAGTTATCCCGCCTGGGCTCAGCAATTGATCCAGGATTGCAGTGAGAGCAAGCGTCGGGTTGTCGGACACGAACTGTATCAGCGCATGCGTGATAACAAACTCAGCGCAAAAACCATGCGTCAGTACCTTATTGGTGGCTGGCCGGTGGTCGAACAGTTCGCGTTATATATGGCCCAGAACCTGACAAAGACCCGTTTTGCGCGCCACCCTGGCGAAGACATGGCGCGTCGCTGGCTGATGCGCAATATTCGCGTCGAATTGAACCACGCCGATTACTGGGTGCACTGGAGCCGTGCTCACGGTGTCAGCCTGGAAGATCTGCAAGCCCAACATGTGGCCCCTGAGCTTCACGCCTTGAGCCACTGGTGCTGGCACACCAGTTCGTCGGATTCGCTGATCGTGGCCATCGCCGCCACCAATTACGCCATCGAAGGGGCGACGGGGGAGTGGTCGGCCCTGGTTTGCTCCAATGGTGTCTACGCGGCAGCGTTCCCCGAGGAAGATCGCAAGCGGGCCATGAAGTGGTTGAAGATGCACGCCCAGTACGACGATGCCCATCCATGGGAAGCGCTGGAAATCATCTGCACCTTGGCGGGCATGAACCCGAGCAAGGCGCTGCAAGTGGAATTGCGCCAGGCTGTCTGCAAAAGTTACGACTACATGTATCTGTTCCTGGAGCGTTGCATGCAGTTGGAACCGGCAGCAAAAGCGCCTGTAGCCCGTGAGCGGATGGCGTTGGCTGAAAGCTGA
- a CDS encoding EAL domain-containing protein — MKQKRTLGTPRLLGIVWPFIAVVLFQALLGGVSLYVLSAVRGYVGGESLWSKGQKDAIYYLNLYADSRDETIFLKYQNAIAVPQGGHELRLALDHHPPNIEAARIAILKGGNHPDDVASVIWLYLNFRHFSYLEKAIELWTVGDAYLMQLDDVAREMHQRITDSQATDADVKRWKDQIFAINDGVTPAAKAFSDALGEGSRVILRLLLVTNLATALGLIVLALLRTHKLLKQRHAFADALQLEKDRAQITLQSIGDGVITTDVEGAIAYMNPAAEALTHWKAEHAAGLPLAALFNLLDENAQADGFTLIEHILSGQLSGGSEHSKLIQRLDGSTVSVTLVGAPIRNTGKVSGTVLVLHDMTQERQYIANLSWQATHDALTGLANRREFEYRLEQALHHLTRQAGRHALMFLDLDQFKLVNDTCGHAAGDELLRHICALLQSGLREGDTLARLGGDEFGILLENCAPEAAEKIAESLRQTVQNLHFVWKGRPFVTTVSIGLVHVTQSPATLEASLRAADMACYMAKEKGRNRVQVYHADDSELSLRFGEMAWVQRLHIALEENRFCLYAQEIAPLGPGEHGGGHIEILLRLHDEAGRLILPDSFIPAAERYGLMTSIDRWVVENVFKVIAQCIAQEREGPLAMCAINLSGITIGDEAFLDFLREQFVAYSIPPEMICFEITETSAIANLGSAIRFINELKGLGCHFSLDDFCAGMSSFAYLKHLPVDFLKIDGSFVKDMLDDPINRAMVEVINHIGHVMGKRTIAEFVETPQIEQALLEIGVDYAQGYVIERPHLFTWDSLQSRPARPRPLLFKAPGTFR, encoded by the coding sequence ATGAAGCAAAAAAGGACTCTCGGAACCCCTCGGTTGTTGGGCATCGTCTGGCCTTTTATCGCCGTCGTGTTATTTCAGGCCTTGTTGGGAGGCGTCAGCCTTTACGTTCTTTCGGCGGTTCGCGGCTACGTCGGCGGGGAGAGCCTGTGGTCCAAGGGCCAGAAAGACGCCATCTATTACCTCAATCTCTATGCCGACAGTCGCGACGAAACGATTTTTCTCAAATACCAGAACGCGATTGCCGTGCCTCAGGGTGGCCACGAACTGCGCCTGGCGCTGGATCATCATCCACCGAATATCGAGGCGGCGCGAATCGCCATCCTAAAGGGCGGCAACCACCCGGACGATGTCGCCAGCGTGATTTGGCTGTACCTCAATTTCCGGCACTTCAGCTACCTTGAAAAAGCCATCGAACTCTGGACGGTCGGTGACGCGTACCTGATGCAACTTGATGACGTCGCGCGGGAGATGCATCAGCGCATTACCGATAGCCAGGCCACCGATGCCGACGTCAAACGCTGGAAAGATCAGATTTTTGCCATCAACGATGGCGTGACGCCAGCCGCCAAAGCATTCAGTGATGCCTTGGGCGAAGGCTCGCGGGTGATTCTGCGGCTGCTGTTGGTGACCAACCTCGCCACTGCGCTGGGTTTGATTGTGTTGGCCCTGCTGCGCACTCATAAACTGCTCAAGCAGCGCCATGCCTTCGCCGATGCCTTGCAGCTGGAGAAAGACCGGGCACAGATCACTCTGCAATCGATTGGCGATGGGGTGATCACTACGGATGTCGAGGGTGCGATCGCCTATATGAATCCGGCCGCCGAGGCCTTGACTCACTGGAAGGCCGAACACGCGGCGGGGTTGCCATTGGCAGCGCTGTTCAATCTGCTGGACGAGAACGCTCAGGCTGATGGTTTTACCTTGATCGAGCACATTTTGAGCGGTCAGCTCAGTGGTGGCAGCGAGCATTCCAAACTGATCCAGCGTCTGGATGGCAGCACGGTGTCGGTCACTCTGGTCGGCGCGCCGATTCGCAATACGGGCAAGGTCAGTGGCACCGTGCTGGTGCTGCATGACATGACTCAAGAGCGGCAATACATCGCCAATCTGTCCTGGCAGGCGACCCATGATGCCCTGACCGGGCTGGCCAACCGCCGTGAATTCGAGTATCGCCTCGAACAGGCCTTGCATCACCTGACGCGCCAGGCGGGGCGTCACGCCTTGATGTTTCTCGACCTGGATCAATTCAAACTGGTCAACGACACCTGCGGGCATGCGGCGGGCGATGAGCTGTTGCGGCATATTTGTGCATTGTTGCAATCAGGGTTGCGCGAAGGCGACACCCTGGCCCGGTTGGGTGGCGACGAGTTCGGCATTCTGTTGGAAAACTGTGCGCCGGAAGCGGCCGAGAAAATTGCCGAAAGCCTGCGCCAGACCGTGCAGAACCTGCACTTTGTCTGGAAAGGCCGGCCGTTCGTGACCACCGTGAGCATCGGTCTGGTGCATGTGACCCAGAGTCCGGCCACCCTCGAAGCTTCGCTGCGTGCCGCTGACATGGCTTGTTATATGGCCAAGGAAAAGGGCCGCAATCGGGTTCAGGTCTATCACGCCGACGACTCGGAGCTGTCCCTGCGCTTTGGCGAGATGGCGTGGGTACAGCGTCTGCACATAGCGCTGGAAGAAAACCGCTTCTGCCTGTACGCCCAGGAAATCGCGCCCCTTGGCCCGGGTGAGCATGGCGGCGGGCATATCGAAATCCTGCTGCGCCTGCATGATGAGGCGGGGCGCCTGATTCTGCCGGACAGTTTCATTCCGGCCGCCGAGCGTTACGGTTTGATGACGTCGATTGACCGTTGGGTGGTGGAGAACGTTTTCAAAGTCATTGCTCAGTGCATCGCCCAAGAGCGCGAAGGGCCGCTGGCCATGTGTGCGATAAATCTGTCAGGTATTACTATCGGAGATGAGGCGTTTCTGGACTTCCTTCGTGAACAGTTTGTTGCATATTCAATTCCACCTGAAATGATTTGTTTTGAAATTACAGAAACCAGCGCGATTGCAAATTTGGGCAGCGCAATTAGATTTATCAATGAACTCAAAGGTTTAGGTTGTCACTTTTCGCTAGATGACTTTTGCGCCGGTATGTCCTCATTCGCTTACTTGAAACATTTACCTGTAGACTTCCTGAAGATCGACGGGAGTTTCGTAAAGGATATGCTGGACGACCCGATTAACCGCGCCATGGTCGAAGTGATCAATCACATCGGTCATGTCATGGGTAAGCGCACGATTGCAGAGTTCGTTGAAACACCTCAGATCGAGCAGGCATTGCTGGAGATCGGAGTGGATTACGCTCAAGGGTATGTGATTGAACGCCCGCATCTGTTTACCTGGGATAGTTTGCAAAGTCGTCCTGCCCGGCCCCGACCTTTGTTGTTCAAGGCGCCCGGCACGTTCCGTTGA
- a CDS encoding ABC transporter ATP-binding protein, producing MHDLPDDAPAPARVDRLSWAEIRRLALHHKKSLWIANGVAVLATLCSVPIPLLLPLLVDEVLLGHGDAALKIMNHALPDVWQKAAGYIGLMLLVTLALRCAALLFNVVQAKLFAALAKDIVYRIRVRLIERLKCISLGEYESLGSGTVTTHLVTDLDTLDKFVGETLSRFLVAMLTLVGTASILMWMHWKLALLILLFNPLVIYATVLLGKRVKHLKKLENDSTSRFTQALTETLDAIQEVRAGNRQGFFLGRLGQRAREVRDYAVNSQWKTDASNRASGLLFQFGIDIFRAAAMLTVLFSDLSIGQMLAVFSYLWFMIGPVEQLLNLQYAFYAAGGALSRINELLARADEPQYTGSVDPFQGRDTVGIEVQGLSFGYGDELVLNQMNLSIAPGEKVAIVGASGGGKSTLVQLLLGLYTPQAGTIRFGGSTQEEIGLETVRENVAVVLQHPALFNDTVRANLTMGRERSDEACWQALEIAQLHNTVRELPNGLDSIVGRSGVRLSGGQRQRLAIARMVLAEPKVVILDEATSALDAATEYNLHQALARFLSNRTTLIIAHRLSAVKQADRVLVFDGGQVAEDGDHQQLIADGGLYAKLYGHLQQH from the coding sequence GTGCATGACCTGCCCGACGACGCTCCAGCCCCTGCACGTGTCGACCGTCTGAGCTGGGCGGAAATCCGTCGCCTGGCCCTTCACCATAAAAAATCCTTGTGGATCGCCAACGGCGTCGCGGTATTGGCAACGCTGTGCAGCGTACCGATCCCCTTGCTGTTGCCGTTGCTGGTCGACGAAGTGCTGCTGGGTCACGGTGACGCGGCGCTGAAAATCATGAACCATGCGCTGCCCGACGTCTGGCAGAAAGCCGCGGGTTACATTGGCCTGATGCTGCTGGTGACCCTGGCACTACGCTGTGCGGCGTTGTTGTTCAACGTGGTGCAGGCGAAATTGTTTGCGGCGTTGGCCAAGGACATCGTGTATCGGATTCGGGTGCGGTTGATTGAGCGACTCAAGTGCATCTCGCTCGGGGAATACGAAAGCCTGGGCAGCGGCACGGTGACTACGCACCTGGTCACCGACCTGGACACGCTGGACAAATTCGTCGGCGAAACCCTTAGTCGTTTCCTTGTGGCCATGCTGACGCTGGTGGGCACCGCCTCCATCCTGATGTGGATGCACTGGAAACTCGCGCTGCTGATCCTGCTGTTCAACCCGCTGGTGATCTATGCCACGGTGCTGTTGGGCAAGCGGGTCAAACACCTGAAGAAACTCGAGAACGACAGCACCTCGCGCTTCACCCAGGCCTTGACCGAAACCCTGGATGCCATCCAGGAAGTGCGCGCCGGTAATCGTCAGGGCTTTTTCCTCGGACGGCTGGGCCAACGAGCACGTGAGGTGCGCGATTACGCGGTGAACTCGCAGTGGAAAACCGATGCATCGAACCGCGCCAGCGGCTTGCTGTTCCAGTTCGGCATCGATATTTTCCGTGCCGCGGCCATGCTCACCGTGCTGTTTTCCGACCTGTCCATCGGCCAGATGCTAGCCGTGTTCAGCTACCTGTGGTTCATGATCGGTCCGGTGGAACAACTGCTCAATTTGCAGTACGCCTTTTACGCCGCCGGCGGTGCGCTGTCGCGGATCAACGAGTTGCTGGCCCGTGCTGATGAGCCGCAATACACCGGCAGTGTCGACCCGTTCCAGGGGCGCGACACGGTGGGCATCGAAGTCCAGGGGCTGAGTTTCGGCTACGGCGACGAGTTGGTGCTGAACCAAATGAACCTGTCGATTGCCCCCGGTGAGAAAGTCGCGATTGTCGGCGCCAGCGGGGGAGGCAAAAGCACCCTGGTGCAGTTGTTGCTGGGCTTGTATACGCCCCAGGCCGGCACCATCCGTTTCGGTGGTTCGACTCAGGAAGAGATCGGCCTGGAAACCGTGCGTGAAAATGTCGCCGTGGTCTTGCAGCATCCGGCACTGTTCAACGACACCGTGCGCGCCAACTTGACCATGGGCCGCGAACGCAGCGACGAAGCCTGCTGGCAGGCATTGGAAATTGCTCAACTGCACAACACGGTGCGTGAGTTGCCTAACGGCCTGGACAGTATTGTCGGGCGCTCCGGTGTGCGATTGTCCGGCGGGCAGCGTCAACGCCTGGCGATTGCGCGGATGGTGTTGGCCGAACCCAAAGTGGTCATCCTCGACGAGGCCACGTCTGCCCTGGACGCGGCCACCGAATATAACCTGCACCAGGCATTGGCGCGGTTCTTGAGCAACCGCACCACGCTGATCATTGCGCACCGGTTGTCCGCGGTGAAGCAGGCCGACCGGGTGCTGGTGTTCGATGGTGGGCAAGTTGCCGAGGATGGCGACCATCAGCAATTGATTGCTGATGGTGGTTTGTACGCCAAACTTTATGGGCATCTGCAGCAGCACTAG
- a CDS encoding DsbA family protein, whose product MCSWCWGFAPVANALVEQAQAAGVDVHLVVGGLRTGSGSALEPTTRRYILEHWQAVHEATGQPFKFEGALPDGFVYDTEPACRALVTARSLAPDCAWKLLGLIQHAFYAEGRDVTHASVLVELAEQAGLPRIEFAAAFDRADQHAATAADFTWVQDLGIAGFPTLLAERDGQLALLTNGYQPLSVLSPLLGRWLERAACA is encoded by the coding sequence ATGTGTTCCTGGTGCTGGGGTTTTGCGCCGGTGGCCAACGCGCTGGTCGAGCAGGCGCAGGCAGCGGGGGTGGACGTGCATCTGGTCGTCGGCGGTTTGCGTACCGGCAGTGGCTCGGCGCTGGAGCCGACCACTCGGCGCTACATCCTTGAGCACTGGCAGGCGGTCCACGAGGCCACCGGCCAACCGTTCAAGTTTGAAGGTGCGTTGCCCGATGGGTTTGTCTACGACACCGAGCCTGCCTGTCGGGCGCTGGTGACGGCGCGCAGCCTGGCACCGGATTGCGCGTGGAAACTGCTCGGGTTGATCCAGCATGCGTTCTACGCCGAAGGGCGCGACGTCACCCACGCCAGTGTGTTGGTGGAGCTGGCAGAGCAGGCCGGTTTGCCGCGCATCGAGTTCGCCGCTGCCTTCGACCGTGCCGATCAGCACGCCGCCACCGCTGCCGATTTCACCTGGGTCCAGGACCTGGGCATTGCCGGTTTCCCGACCTTGCTGGCAGAGCGCGATGGTCAATTGGCGTTGTTGACCAATGGCTATCAACCTTTGAGTGTGTTGTCTCCGTTGCTCGGCCGCTGGCTGGAGCGCGCTGCCTGTGCATGA